The Polyangiaceae bacterium genome includes a region encoding these proteins:
- a CDS encoding DMT family transporter codes for MLRVHLALLLVQILFGLWPVAGSAVMHHMSPAALIGFRLMLGAPLLALWAGLPWQKPPSLPDLGRLALLGALGISVNQLLFAEGLLRAGPINASLSILLMPALTLVITTLAGIERPGVARLGGVALSFAGAALLLRVERFDLGDRATIGNLMLLCNVSAYSIYIVLARPVLARLGSLRTMSWVFLFGALEAAPLTLPAMTRVSWAALPPSIHASLGFILLGATLATYLLNAYALRRVESSVVAVYVYVQPVIATLAAWLWLRHAPTLRTFVAGAVIVVGVALSSDLSAALRKRRAQASVAG; via the coding sequence TTGCTCCGCGTTCACCTCGCGCTTCTGCTGGTTCAGATCCTGTTCGGCCTCTGGCCGGTCGCCGGCAGCGCGGTGATGCACCACATGAGCCCGGCGGCGCTGATCGGCTTTCGCTTGATGCTGGGCGCGCCGCTGCTCGCGCTCTGGGCGGGTCTGCCCTGGCAGAAGCCGCCCAGCCTGCCGGATCTCGGGCGGCTCGCGCTGCTGGGCGCACTCGGGATCAGCGTGAACCAGCTGCTCTTCGCCGAGGGCTTGCTCCGCGCCGGTCCCATCAACGCGTCGCTGTCCATCCTGCTCATGCCCGCGCTCACGCTGGTCATCACGACCCTGGCGGGCATCGAGCGACCCGGCGTCGCGCGCCTCGGGGGCGTGGCGCTCTCCTTCGCGGGCGCGGCGCTCTTGCTCCGGGTGGAGCGCTTCGATCTCGGCGATCGCGCCACGATCGGCAACCTGATGCTCCTCTGCAACGTCAGCGCCTACTCCATCTACATCGTCCTGGCCCGCCCGGTCCTGGCCCGCCTCGGCTCGCTCCGCACCATGTCCTGGGTGTTCCTGTTCGGCGCGCTCGAGGCGGCCCCGCTCACGCTGCCGGCGATGACCCGGGTGAGCTGGGCAGCGCTGCCGCCCTCGATCCACGCCTCCCTCGGCTTCATCCTGCTGGGAGCCACTCTCGCGACCTATCTCCTGAACGCCTACGCGCTGCGCCGGGTGGAGAGCAGCGTGGTCGCGGTCTACGTCTACGTGCAGCCCGTCATCGCGACCTTGGCCGCCTGGCTCTGGCTGCGGCACGCGCCCACGCTGCGCACCTTCGTCGCCGGCGCAGTGATCGTGGTGGGGGTGGCGCTCTCGAGCGATCTGTCGGCGGCGCTGCGCAAAAGGCGCGCCCAGGCTTCAGTCGCCGGCTGA